The following are encoded in a window of Kitasatospora sp. NBC_01250 genomic DNA:
- a CDS encoding GNAT family N-acetyltransferase: MIRTAVVEDVPTIIELIRELAEYEKALDQAKATEEQLREALFGEQPAVFALIAEDGTGTTVGFALWFRNFSTWTGTHGIYLEDLYVRPSARGGGHGKALLTELARIAVERGCSRLEWSVLDWNEPSIGFYKALGAQPMDEWTVFRLTGPALRELGTAEPVSADENPQPAG, translated from the coding sequence ATGATCAGAACCGCTGTCGTCGAGGACGTTCCCACCATCATCGAGCTGATCCGCGAACTGGCGGAGTACGAGAAGGCCCTGGACCAGGCCAAGGCCACCGAGGAGCAACTGCGCGAGGCGCTGTTCGGCGAGCAGCCGGCGGTCTTCGCACTGATCGCCGAGGACGGGACGGGCACGACCGTCGGCTTCGCGCTCTGGTTCCGCAACTTCTCCACCTGGACCGGGACGCACGGGATCTACCTGGAGGACCTCTACGTGCGCCCGAGCGCACGCGGGGGCGGGCACGGCAAGGCCCTGCTCACCGAGCTCGCCCGGATCGCCGTGGAGCGCGGCTGCAGCCGCCTGGAGTGGTCGGTGCTGGACTGGAACGAGCCCTCGATCGGGTTCTACAAGGCACTCGGCGCCCAGCCGATGGACGAGTGGACGGTTTTCCGGCTGACCGGCCCGGCGCTGCGTGAGCTGGGCACCGCAGAACCCGTCAGTGCAGATGAAAACCCGCAGCCCGCGGGGTGA
- a CDS encoding SigB/SigF/SigG family RNA polymerase sigma factor encodes MSDLDRNSAAGARPVDGLPTEAVPGHGPADGAAVPGSGHAGPRRRTVPAPAAATHDAYSKDSQRMSQPTDPMPEPTAPSRPTADADDLSGEAAGGAEQELTEVVQASLPAQVVGHRTAAPDREAARALFVRLAALPEGSAERVELRNQLVRMHIPLVEHLARRFRNRGEPLDDLTQVATIGLIKSVDRFDHERGVEFSTYATPTIVGEIKRHFRDKGWAVRVPRRLQELRLSLTTATSELSQRHGRSPTVHELAEHLGISEEDVLEGLESANAYSTLSLDVPDSDDESPAVADTLGATDEALEGVEYRESLKPLLAQLPQREQKILVLRFFRNMTQSQIAAEVGISQMHVSRLLARTLAQLRDKLLVEE; translated from the coding sequence GTGAGTGATCTGGATCGCAACTCTGCCGCCGGAGCGCGGCCCGTGGACGGCCTGCCCACGGAAGCGGTGCCGGGCCACGGGCCCGCCGACGGCGCCGCCGTGCCCGGGAGCGGCCACGCCGGCCCACGCCGCCGTACCGTGCCCGCACCCGCCGCCGCCACCCACGACGCGTACTCGAAGGACTCCCAGCGGATGAGCCAACCGACCGACCCGATGCCGGAGCCGACGGCGCCCAGCCGCCCGACGGCGGACGCGGACGACCTCAGCGGGGAGGCCGCGGGCGGGGCCGAGCAGGAGCTGACCGAGGTGGTCCAGGCCTCGCTGCCCGCCCAGGTGGTCGGGCACCGCACGGCCGCCCCGGACCGGGAGGCCGCCCGGGCGCTGTTCGTGCGGCTGGCCGCGCTGCCCGAGGGCTCGGCCGAGCGGGTCGAGCTGCGCAACCAGCTGGTCCGGATGCACATCCCGCTGGTCGAACACCTGGCCCGGCGGTTCCGCAACCGCGGCGAGCCGCTGGACGACCTCACCCAGGTCGCCACCATCGGGCTGATCAAGTCGGTGGACCGGTTCGACCACGAGCGCGGGGTGGAGTTCTCCACCTACGCCACCCCGACCATCGTGGGCGAGATCAAGCGGCACTTCCGGGACAAGGGCTGGGCGGTGCGGGTGCCGCGCCGGCTCCAGGAGCTGCGGCTGTCGCTGACCACCGCGACCAGCGAGCTCTCCCAGCGGCACGGCCGCTCCCCCACGGTGCACGAGCTGGCCGAACACCTCGGCATCTCCGAGGAGGACGTGCTGGAGGGCCTGGAGTCGGCCAACGCCTACTCCACGCTCTCGCTCGACGTGCCGGACAGCGACGACGAGTCGCCGGCCGTGGCGGACACCCTGGGCGCCACCGACGAGGCGCTGGAGGGGGTGGAGTACCGCGAGTCGCTCAAGCCGCTGCTGGCCCAACTGCCGCAGCGCGAGCAGAAGATCCTGGTGCTCCGGTTCTTCCGGAACATGACCCAGTCGCAGATCGCCGCCGAGGTGGGGATCTCGCAGATGCACGTGTCGCGGCTGCTCGCCCGCACCCTGGCCCAGCTGCGGGACAAGCTGCTGGTCGAGGAGTGA
- a CDS encoding diacylglycerol/lipid kinase family protein, whose protein sequence is MRALLVVNPKATTTSGRTRDVLTHALRSDLKLEVAVTDRRGHARDLAREAAADGTVDLVVALGGDGTVNEVVNGLLAHGPSDRVPRLAVVPGGSTNVFARALGLPNHPVEATGVLLDALEQRRERAISLGKAMTEGLPDRWFTFTAGLGFDAGVVGRVEEQRRSGRKSTHALYIREALRHYVTEREHRRSGPVTLELPGRAPQPGLVMTIVSNTSPWTFLGNRPVLPSPAASFETDLDVFGITRMTAFGTARTVRQILRPHTPSEQSQKAVGASGKHVVSYHDVRHFTLVSQEPAPFQVDGDHLGERSRVSFTGVRRALRVIV, encoded by the coding sequence ATGCGCGCGCTCCTGGTCGTGAACCCGAAAGCCACCACCACAAGTGGCCGAACCAGGGATGTCCTCACGCACGCCCTGCGGAGCGATCTCAAGCTGGAGGTCGCGGTCACCGACCGCCGGGGCCACGCCCGTGACCTGGCCCGCGAGGCGGCCGCGGACGGCACGGTGGACCTGGTGGTCGCGCTCGGCGGGGACGGCACGGTCAACGAGGTCGTCAACGGACTGCTCGCGCACGGGCCCTCCGATCGGGTGCCGCGGCTGGCCGTGGTGCCCGGTGGCAGCACCAACGTCTTCGCCCGGGCGCTCGGACTGCCCAACCACCCGGTGGAGGCCACCGGTGTGCTGCTGGACGCACTGGAGCAGCGCCGGGAGCGGGCGATCTCACTGGGCAAGGCGATGACGGAGGGGCTGCCGGACCGCTGGTTCACCTTCACCGCGGGGCTCGGCTTCGACGCCGGCGTGGTCGGCCGGGTGGAGGAGCAGCGGCGCTCGGGGCGCAAGTCCACGCACGCGCTCTACATCAGAGAAGCACTCCGGCACTACGTGACCGAGCGTGAACACCGCAGGTCCGGCCCCGTGACCTTGGAACTCCCGGGCCGCGCACCGCAGCCGGGGCTGGTGATGACCATAGTCTCGAACACCTCACCGTGGACTTTTCTCGGTAATCGCCCGGTGCTGCCCTCGCCCGCGGCTTCGTTCGAGACCGACCTTGATGTCTTCGGCATCACTCGAATGACGGCGTTCGGAACCGCTCGTACGGTCCGTCAGATTCTGCGGCCGCACACTCCTTCGGAGCAATCCCAGAAGGCCGTTGGAGCTTCCGGGAAGCACGTTGTCTCTTATCACGACGTCCGACACTTCACCTTGGTTTCCCAGGAACCGGCCCCATTTCAGGTCGACGGGGACCACCTTGGTGAGAGGAGTCGCGTCAGTTTCACAGGCGTACGACGGGCACTGCGTGTGATTGTGTGA
- a CDS encoding extracellular solute-binding protein has product MKRQFITASVATVLLASAAGCGTSTSPKASASVDPRAVTGTLTVWLMNDAENSWPDLVQQVNDEFGAQYPGVTLKLSYQTWADKVNNLDAALASGKAPDVVELGNTETMKYILNGSLAQVNKSDYENSDSWIRGLENTCTYNDKLFCVPYYAGARVGVYNSAMFQQATGSADFPTTEDDLTAALDKLQAAHKGDKSFSPLYLPGPYWYAAMSYVAAYGGTIARFDSTGSWHGTLEDPKSQQGISHFIDLVKRYNHGDLTVNELHQSDVLGKQQAAAIYGNAWEATSAVTPPGGDPALKDSLKVAAFPGPNGKPLPSFIGGSDLAITAKTQVSGPATAWVKLFTSAKSEALLASKNILPNNLTQLDPLRYKPATAAAANSVPDAWFTPVAPGWGAVEKKNVLGDMLGAILAGQSVDQATKAADAQINQLINNPS; this is encoded by the coding sequence GTGAAGCGTCAGTTCATCACCGCGTCCGTCGCAACCGTGCTCCTCGCGAGCGCGGCCGGCTGCGGCACCAGCACAAGTCCCAAGGCCAGCGCGTCTGTTGACCCCAGGGCCGTCACCGGCACGCTGACCGTCTGGCTGATGAACGACGCGGAGAACAGCTGGCCCGACCTGGTGCAGCAGGTCAACGACGAGTTCGGTGCCCAGTACCCGGGTGTCACCCTCAAGTTGAGCTACCAGACCTGGGCGGACAAGGTGAACAACCTGGATGCCGCGCTCGCTTCGGGCAAGGCTCCGGACGTGGTCGAACTGGGCAACACCGAGACCATGAAGTACATCCTGAACGGCTCGCTGGCCCAGGTGAACAAGAGCGACTACGAGAACTCGGACAGCTGGATCCGCGGCCTGGAGAACACCTGCACCTACAACGACAAGCTTTTCTGCGTGCCCTACTACGCGGGCGCCCGGGTCGGCGTCTACAACTCCGCGATGTTCCAGCAGGCCACCGGCAGCGCGGACTTCCCCACGACCGAGGACGACCTGACGGCGGCCCTCGACAAGCTCCAGGCGGCCCACAAGGGCGACAAGTCCTTCTCGCCGCTCTACCTGCCGGGCCCCTACTGGTACGCCGCGATGTCCTACGTCGCCGCGTACGGCGGCACGATCGCCCGCTTCGACTCCACCGGCAGCTGGCACGGCACCCTGGAGGACCCGAAGTCCCAGCAGGGCATCTCGCACTTCATCGACCTGGTGAAGCGGTACAACCACGGTGATCTGACGGTCAACGAGCTGCACCAGTCCGACGTGCTGGGCAAGCAGCAGGCCGCGGCGATCTACGGCAACGCCTGGGAGGCGACCAGCGCCGTCACGCCGCCGGGCGGCGACCCCGCACTCAAGGACTCGCTCAAGGTGGCCGCCTTCCCCGGCCCGAACGGCAAGCCGCTGCCCAGCTTCATCGGCGGCTCCGACCTGGCGATCACCGCCAAGACCCAGGTGAGCGGGCCGGCCACGGCCTGGGTGAAGCTCTTCACCAGCGCCAAGTCCGAGGCCCTGCTGGCGAGCAAGAACATCCTGCCGAACAACCTGACCCAGCTCGACCCGCTGCGCTACAAGCCGGCGACCGCGGCGGCGGCCAACTCGGTGCCCGACGCCTGGTTCACCCCGGTGGCCCCGGGTTGGGGCGCGGTGGAGAAGAAGAACGTGCTGGGCGACATGCTCGGCGCCATCCTGGCCGGCCAGTCGGTGGACCAGGCGACCAAGGCGGCCGACGCGCAGATCAACCAGTTGATCAACAACCCGTCCTAG
- a CDS encoding WhiB family transcriptional regulator, with protein MDWRHRAVCREEDPELFFPIGNTGPALLQIEEAKAVCRRCPVMEQCLQWALETGQDAGVWGGMSEDERRAMKRRAARNRARTA; from the coding sequence ATGGACTGGCGCCACCGCGCTGTCTGCCGCGAAGAGGACCCGGAGCTGTTCTTCCCGATCGGGAACACCGGTCCTGCTCTGCTGCAGATCGAGGAAGCCAAGGCCGTGTGCCGCCGCTGTCCCGTCATGGAGCAGTGTCTGCAGTGGGCTCTGGAGACCGGCCAGGACGCCGGCGTCTGGGGCGGCATGAGCGAGGACGAGCGTCGTGCGATGAAGCGCCGCGCAGCCCGCAACCGCGCCCGCACCGCCTGA
- the sodX gene encoding nickel-type superoxide dismutase maturation protease yields the protein MDVAGPSMVPTLYHGDRVVVRYGARVRPGAVVLVRHPLRQDLLVVKRATELRAKGWWLLSDNQFVESDSREYGAVPDDLVLGRVLLRIAPNPVWLAPAGWLERLLCTRPLGRWPGLAARFGVFRRLRPEL from the coding sequence ATGGACGTGGCCGGGCCGTCGATGGTCCCGACCCTGTACCACGGCGACCGGGTGGTGGTCAGGTACGGAGCCCGGGTGCGGCCCGGCGCGGTGGTGCTGGTGCGGCACCCGCTGCGGCAGGACCTGCTGGTGGTCAAGCGGGCCACCGAGTTGCGGGCCAAGGGCTGGTGGCTGCTGTCGGACAATCAGTTCGTCGAGAGCGACAGCCGGGAGTACGGCGCGGTACCTGACGATCTGGTGCTCGGCCGGGTGCTGCTGCGGATCGCGCCGAACCCGGTCTGGCTGGCCCCGGCGGGCTGGCTGGAACGGCTGCTCTGTACCAGGCCGCTGGGCCGCTGGCCGGGTCTGGCCGCCCGGTTCGGTGTCTTCAGGCGCCTGCGTCCGGAGCTGTAG
- a CDS encoding sensor histidine kinase, producing the protein MPSLNELVRRHTTLTGADVEWLHLLVSEWQLLSDLSFADLVLWIPTWDGIRYVSVAQMRPNTGPTSYQDDMVGHLVPRGRRPLLDAAFDEGRIVREGDPEWREEVPVRVESIPVRREGRVLGVIARNTNLLTVRTPSRLELTYLQSASDLAQMIAAGTFPYAGEQVDMDAAPRVGDGLIRLDADGIVTYASPNALSAYHRLGLTTDLVGGHLGRTTAELAPPSRGPVHEALVKLASGWAPRQSEVEAQGGVVTLRAIPLKPKGVHTGSLVLARDVTELRRRERELMTKDATIREIHHRVKNNLQTVAALLRLQSRRMDSDAGRAALDEAVRRVGSIAIVHETLSQTLDEQVAFDEIADRVLAMVMELSQDGQVNTRRSGSFGILSAEVATPLAMVLTELLQNALEHAFGDRATGSVFVTALRGRAPVNGKGWSDSWTGGSKPEEYLLITVQDDGRGMPEGFDPQQGGNLGLQIVRTLATGELGGTFDMVAAPDGGTKVVLEIPVR; encoded by the coding sequence GTGCCCTCGTTGAACGAACTCGTCCGCCGCCACACCACCCTCACCGGTGCCGATGTGGAGTGGCTCCACCTGCTGGTCTCGGAGTGGCAGCTGCTCTCCGACCTCTCCTTCGCCGACCTGGTGCTCTGGATCCCCACCTGGGACGGCATCCGGTACGTCTCGGTGGCCCAGATGCGGCCCAACACCGGACCGACCTCCTACCAGGACGACATGGTCGGCCACCTGGTCCCGCGCGGGCGCCGCCCGCTGCTGGACGCCGCCTTCGACGAGGGTCGGATCGTGCGCGAGGGCGACCCGGAGTGGCGCGAGGAGGTGCCGGTCCGGGTCGAGTCGATCCCGGTGCGCCGCGAGGGCCGGGTGCTCGGGGTGATCGCCCGCAACACCAACCTGCTGACCGTGCGCACCCCGAGCCGGCTGGAGCTCACCTACCTGCAGAGCGCCTCCGACCTGGCCCAGATGATCGCTGCCGGAACGTTTCCCTACGCCGGCGAGCAGGTCGACATGGACGCGGCCCCCCGGGTCGGCGACGGCCTGATCCGGCTGGACGCCGACGGCATCGTCACCTACGCCAGCCCCAACGCGCTCTCCGCCTACCACCGCCTGGGCCTGACCACCGACCTGGTGGGCGGTCACCTGGGGCGCACGACCGCCGAGTTGGCGCCCCCGTCGCGCGGGCCGGTGCACGAGGCGCTGGTGAAGCTCGCCAGCGGGTGGGCCCCGCGCCAGTCCGAGGTGGAGGCGCAGGGGGGCGTGGTCACCCTGCGTGCGATCCCGCTCAAGCCCAAGGGCGTGCACACCGGCTCGCTGGTGCTGGCCCGCGACGTCACCGAGCTGCGCCGCCGCGAGCGGGAGCTGATGACCAAGGACGCCACCATCCGGGAGATCCACCACCGGGTGAAGAACAACCTGCAGACGGTGGCCGCGCTGCTGCGCCTGCAGTCCCGCCGGATGGACTCGGACGCCGGGCGGGCCGCGCTGGACGAGGCGGTGCGCCGGGTCGGCTCGATCGCCATCGTGCACGAGACGCTCTCCCAGACGCTGGACGAGCAGGTGGCCTTCGACGAGATCGCGGACCGGGTGCTGGCGATGGTGATGGAGCTGTCCCAGGACGGCCAGGTGAACACCAGGCGCAGCGGCAGCTTCGGCATCCTGTCGGCCGAGGTGGCCACCCCGCTGGCGATGGTCCTCACCGAGCTGCTGCAGAACGCACTGGAACACGCGTTCGGTGACAGGGCCACCGGCAGTGTCTTCGTCACCGCGCTGCGCGGCCGGGCGCCGGTCAACGGCAAGGGTTGGTCCGACAGTTGGACGGGCGGTTCGAAGCCGGAGGAGTACCTGCTGATCACCGTGCAGGACGACGGCCGCGGCATGCCGGAGGGCTTCGACCCGCAGCAGGGCGGCAACCTCGGGCTGCAGATCGTGCGGACGCTGGCCACCGGTGAGCTGGGCGGCACCTTCGACATGGTCGCGGCGCCGGACGGCGGCACCAAGGTGGTGTTGGAGATCCCGGTGCGATAA
- the sodN gene encoding superoxide dismutase, Ni: protein MLSRLFAPRVTAHAHCDLPCGVYDPAQARIEAESVKATQEKYQANEDAHFRARAIIIKEQRAEAVKHHLSVLWSDYFKAPHFEKYPQLHQLFNDALKAASATKASTDPATGQALLDLIAQIDKIFWETKQA, encoded by the coding sequence ATGCTCTCTCGTCTGTTCGCCCCGCGGGTCACGGCTCACGCCCACTGCGACCTTCCGTGCGGCGTCTACGACCCCGCGCAGGCCCGTATCGAGGCCGAGTCGGTGAAGGCCACTCAGGAGAAGTACCAGGCCAACGAGGACGCGCACTTCCGCGCTCGCGCCATCATCATCAAGGAGCAGCGCGCCGAGGCCGTCAAGCACCACCTCTCGGTGCTGTGGAGCGACTACTTCAAGGCCCCGCACTTCGAGAAGTACCCGCAGCTGCACCAGCTCTTCAACGACGCCCTGAAGGCCGCCTCGGCCACCAAGGCCTCGACCGACCCGGCCACCGGCCAGGCGCTGCTCGACCTGATCGCCCAGATCGACAAGATCTTCTGGGAGACCAAGCAGGCCTGA
- a CDS encoding carbohydrate ABC transporter permease — translation MAVQSERVPTRSPEPGNGAGGSPADVATSRVRPLVGPTLLARSTPYLLLLPAIVATLALLGWPLIKTFELSFQNLNKRQLILHLTEWNGFENYKDQLTDPDFWHTTERSVVFTLINVVAIMVGGTLVGMLLNRLGKKMRILLQAGLILAWAMPIVASATVFSWLFDSRYGVVNWLLDKLGWHAMAEYNWYSTQTGTFFVIILLIVWGSIPFVAFNMYAGLTTIPTELYEAARMDGAGAWKIFQCVVYPSLKPFFLSTTFLEVIWVFKAFTQVLAINAGGPGGLTATLPLYAYIQGTGNQHYGVASTIAVLTILMLGVMMAYYFRIILKQEDEL, via the coding sequence ATGGCTGTGCAATCGGAGCGGGTGCCCACTCGATCCCCGGAGCCAGGCAACGGTGCCGGGGGCAGCCCGGCCGACGTCGCCACGAGCAGGGTCAGACCGCTGGTCGGTCCGACCCTGCTGGCGCGCAGTACCCCCTACCTGCTGCTCCTGCCCGCCATCGTGGCCACCCTGGCCCTGCTCGGCTGGCCGCTGATCAAGACCTTCGAGCTGTCGTTCCAGAACCTGAACAAGCGTCAGCTGATCCTCCACCTGACCGAGTGGAACGGGTTCGAGAACTACAAGGACCAGCTGACCGACCCTGACTTCTGGCACACCACCGAGCGTTCGGTGGTGTTCACCCTGATCAACGTCGTCGCGATCATGGTCGGCGGCACCCTGGTCGGCATGCTGCTCAACCGGCTCGGCAAGAAGATGCGGATCCTGCTCCAGGCCGGTCTGATCCTCGCCTGGGCGATGCCCATCGTGGCCAGCGCCACCGTCTTCAGCTGGCTCTTCGACTCCCGCTACGGCGTGGTCAACTGGCTGCTGGACAAGCTGGGCTGGCACGCCATGGCCGAGTACAACTGGTACAGCACCCAGACCGGCACGTTCTTCGTGATCATCCTGCTGATCGTCTGGGGCTCGATCCCGTTCGTGGCGTTCAACATGTACGCCGGCCTGACCACCATCCCGACCGAGCTCTACGAGGCGGCCCGGATGGACGGCGCCGGCGCGTGGAAGATCTTCCAGTGCGTGGTCTACCCCAGCCTCAAGCCGTTCTTCCTCAGCACCACGTTCCTCGAGGTCATCTGGGTCTTCAAGGCCTTCACCCAGGTGCTCGCCATCAACGCGGGCGGCCCCGGCGGCCTGACCGCCACGCTGCCGCTCTACGCCTACATCCAGGGCACCGGCAACCAGCACTACGGAGTCGCCTCGACCATCGCCGTGCTGACCATCCTGATGCTCGGCGTGATGATGGCGTACTACTTCCGGATCATTCTGAAGCAGGAGGACGAGCTGTGA
- a CDS encoding carbohydrate ABC transporter permease codes for MRRSLIGRSWPNIIAAVLFVFFVFPVYWMLITAFKANRDIISKTPVFLPLSGTLDHFKAATGAAQFWEMVGNSFTVTIIAVLASLVIATLASFAVARMRFRGRKAFVLVIMLAQMAPWEVMTISVYMIVRDKDMLDSLVPLTLFYMMMVLPFTIWTLRGFIAAVPKELEESAMVDGCTRFQAFVKVVFPLLAPGLMSTSLFGFITAWNELPLALILEKSTGPGTAQTLPLWLTSFQSVFGDDWGATMAASTLFAIPVLVIFLFLQRKAVGGMTAGAVKG; via the coding sequence GTGAGGCGCTCGCTCATCGGACGGAGCTGGCCGAACATCATCGCGGCCGTCCTCTTCGTCTTCTTCGTGTTCCCGGTCTACTGGATGCTCATCACGGCCTTCAAGGCGAACCGGGACATCATCAGCAAGACCCCGGTCTTCCTGCCGCTGAGCGGCACGCTGGACCACTTCAAGGCCGCCACCGGCGCCGCGCAGTTCTGGGAGATGGTCGGCAACAGCTTCACCGTGACGATCATCGCGGTGCTGGCCTCGCTGGTGATCGCCACGCTGGCCTCCTTCGCCGTCGCCCGGATGAGGTTCCGCGGCCGCAAGGCCTTCGTCCTGGTGATCATGCTGGCCCAGATGGCGCCCTGGGAGGTCATGACGATCTCGGTCTACATGATCGTCCGGGACAAGGACATGCTCGACAGCCTGGTCCCGCTGACCCTCTTCTACATGATGATGGTGCTGCCCTTCACGATCTGGACGCTGCGCGGGTTCATCGCCGCGGTGCCCAAGGAGCTGGAGGAGTCGGCGATGGTGGACGGCTGCACCCGTTTCCAGGCCTTCGTGAAGGTGGTCTTCCCGCTGCTCGCCCCGGGCCTGATGTCGACCTCGCTGTTCGGCTTCATCACCGCCTGGAACGAGCTGCCGCTCGCGCTGATCCTGGAGAAGTCCACCGGCCCCGGCACCGCGCAGACCCTGCCGCTCTGGCTGACCTCGTTCCAGAGCGTCTTCGGTGACGACTGGGGCGCCACGATGGCCGCCTCCACCCTGTTCGCCATCCCGGTCCTGGTCATTTTCCTGTTCCTCCAACGCAAGGCTGTCGGCGGGATGACCGCCGGCGCAGTGAAGGGCTGA
- a CDS encoding glycoside hydrolase family 3 protein — translation MSILIPSIPDSDQLHRDAMTVLQPGFEGTITPPEWVRRHLAAGLGSVALFGRNVTDQAQLAALTAQLRQENPDLLIAIDEEGGDVTRLEVGNGSSWPGNLALGEIDDPALTRDVARELGRALAACGINYNWAPSADVNSNPGNPIIGVRSFGADPELCARHTAAWVEGLQSAGVAACAKHFPGHGDTAIDSHHGLPMIGVDEDLLRSRDLVPFRAAVEAGAKALMSAHIMLPAVDPVWPATLSRAVLGGLLRGRPEDGGLGYEGLIVTDAIEMGAIANTYGIADGTVLALAAGADAICVGGGLCDEETVLRLRDAIVEAVRSGRLPEERLADAAARVRSLGSWTRLARYGKAGQAAPTEPDLSIGLRAARRALLVTADPAQPFTPVTDRPYVASFSPEANIAVGDETPWGVAGMLAERFPGTRALSAGPADAADGQLDALVDRVLGESDGRRLVLVVRDLHRHAWMAATVHRLLAARPDALVVEMGVPQAAPVGALHIATHGAARVCGLAAVEVLTGQPTVRS, via the coding sequence ATGAGCATCCTCATCCCGAGCATCCCGGACAGCGACCAGCTGCACCGCGACGCGATGACCGTCCTGCAGCCCGGCTTCGAGGGCACCATCACCCCGCCCGAGTGGGTCCGCCGCCACCTGGCGGCCGGCCTCGGCTCGGTGGCCCTCTTCGGGCGCAACGTCACCGACCAGGCCCAGCTGGCGGCGCTCACCGCCCAGTTGCGCCAGGAGAACCCCGACCTGCTGATCGCGATCGACGAGGAGGGCGGCGACGTCACCCGCCTGGAGGTGGGCAACGGCTCCTCCTGGCCGGGCAACCTGGCCCTCGGCGAGATCGACGACCCGGCGCTGACCCGCGACGTGGCCCGCGAGCTGGGCCGGGCGCTGGCCGCCTGCGGCATCAACTACAACTGGGCTCCCTCGGCGGACGTCAACTCCAACCCGGGCAACCCGATCATCGGCGTGCGCTCCTTCGGTGCCGACCCCGAGCTGTGCGCCCGGCACACCGCCGCCTGGGTCGAGGGCCTGCAGTCGGCGGGCGTGGCCGCCTGCGCCAAGCACTTCCCCGGCCACGGTGACACGGCGATCGACTCGCACCACGGCCTGCCGATGATCGGCGTGGACGAGGACCTGCTGCGCTCGCGCGACCTGGTGCCGTTCCGGGCCGCCGTCGAGGCCGGCGCCAAGGCCCTGATGAGCGCGCACATCATGCTCCCGGCGGTCGACCCCGTGTGGCCGGCCACGCTCAGCCGGGCCGTGCTGGGCGGGCTGCTGCGCGGCCGTCCGGAGGACGGCGGGCTCGGCTACGAGGGCCTGATCGTCACCGACGCCATCGAGATGGGCGCGATCGCCAACACCTACGGCATCGCGGACGGCACGGTGCTGGCGCTGGCCGCCGGCGCCGACGCGATCTGCGTGGGCGGCGGGCTCTGCGACGAGGAGACCGTGCTGCGGCTGCGGGACGCGATCGTGGAGGCGGTCCGTTCGGGCCGGCTCCCCGAGGAGCGGCTGGCCGACGCCGCCGCGCGGGTGCGCTCGCTGGGCAGTTGGACGCGACTCGCCCGGTACGGAAAGGCAGGGCAGGCCGCGCCCACCGAGCCGGACCTCTCGATCGGCCTGCGGGCCGCCCGCCGGGCGCTGCTGGTGACCGCCGACCCGGCGCAGCCGTTCACGCCGGTGACGGACCGTCCGTACGTGGCCTCGTTCTCGCCCGAGGCCAACATCGCGGTGGGCGACGAGACCCCGTGGGGCGTGGCCGGCATGCTGGCCGAGCGCTTCCCGGGCACCCGCGCGCTGAGCGCGGGCCCCGCCGACGCCGCGGACGGGCAGCTGGACGCGCTGGTCGACCGGGTGCTGGGCGAGTCCGACGGGCGCCGCCTGGTGCTGGTCGTCCGCGACCTGCACCGGCACGCGTGGATGGCGGCGACCGTGCACCGGCTGCTGGCCGCCCGCCCGGACGCCCTGGTGGTGGAGATGGGGGTGCCGCAGGCTGCGCCGGTCGGCGCGCTGCACATCGCCACCCACGGCGCCGCCCGGGTCTGCGGCCTGGCCGCCGTCGAGGTGCTCACCGGTCAGCCGACGGTGCGCTCCTGA
- a CDS encoding anti-sigma regulatory factor codes for MEVRLPAQGAYLSVLRTATAGLAARLDFTLDEIEDLRIAVDEACAILLQQAVPGSVLTCEFRLVGDALRVTVSAPTTDGRAPERDTFAWTVLSALAGEVESSVAEDRTVSISLHKKRGGSILQP; via the coding sequence GTGGAGGTGCGGCTGCCCGCCCAGGGCGCCTACCTCTCGGTCCTGCGCACGGCCACGGCCGGTCTCGCAGCCCGCCTGGACTTCACCCTCGACGAGATCGAGGACCTACGGATCGCGGTGGACGAGGCCTGCGCCATCCTGCTCCAGCAGGCGGTGCCGGGTTCGGTGCTCACCTGCGAGTTCCGGCTGGTCGGCGATGCGCTGAGAGTCACCGTCTCGGCCCCGACCACCGACGGCCGGGCGCCCGAGCGGGACACCTTCGCCTGGACGGTGCTCTCCGCACTGGCCGGCGAGGTGGAGTCCTCGGTGGCCGAGGACCGCACGGTCAGCATCAGCCTGCACAAGAAGCGCGGCGGGTCGATCCTCCAGCCGTGA